A single window of Modestobacter italicus DNA harbors:
- a CDS encoding MarR family winged helix-turn-helix transcriptional regulator translates to MSDGTFGPEPPLARLLLLASRWFDAQLLQELEHQGWPRLSPAQSLVFAYLEEDGVSPSELARRLGNSRQATHELVNGLCRVGLLEVGDDPARRNGRLVTLTKQGREFAIAGYRTLMALEKSLGARRVSILRRLLAEFDVGPSAHA, encoded by the coding sequence GTGTCGGATGGGACGTTCGGTCCGGAGCCGCCCCTGGCTCGCCTGCTGCTGCTGGCGAGCCGATGGTTCGACGCCCAGCTGCTCCAGGAGCTCGAGCACCAGGGCTGGCCGCGACTCAGTCCCGCCCAGTCGTTGGTGTTCGCATACCTGGAGGAGGACGGCGTGTCGCCGTCGGAGCTGGCCCGACGGCTCGGCAACTCGCGCCAGGCGACACACGAGTTGGTCAACGGGCTGTGCCGCGTGGGCCTCCTCGAAGTGGGAGACGATCCTGCGCGGCGTAACGGACGGCTGGTCACCCTCACGAAGCAGGGCCGTGAGTTCGCGATCGCTGGCTATCGGACGTTGATGGCGTTGGAGAAGTCGCTCGGTGCGCGGCGGGTCTCGATCTTGCGGCGACTGCTCGCGGAGTTCGACGTAGGCCCGTCAGCGCACGCGTGA